GTCTCACAAGCCAAGGAACACCAAGAGAAGAGACTTTTGGCGCTAGTGGCGTCCACGTTCATGTGTTCCGTTCGCCCGATGAAATCTTCCGTGAATTTTTCGGCGGGTTCGACCCCTTCGAAGACTTTTTCTCGAATCACTTTGGTGGTATGAGAACCAGCTATGCTACTAACCCACCAAGGAGGAGACATAGGATGGACAGATCAACACCAGAAGGGTTTAACCATTTCCCGTTTTTTGAGGAAGAGCCCGAAGTTGTTTACATCGATATTACTGGCGACGAAGTGCCCCCTTCGACACATTCACCTGGCAGAGGCCAACAAAGACGAAGAAGAAGGCGTCCACGGCACATGCACACAAATATGGATGCTCCGATTGTGGATCCTTTTGCTGAGTTCCGATCGCATCTCATGGAGGACCCCTTTAGCGATCCATTTTTCTCGATGAATCGTTTTCACCATGACCCGTTTCTGCAGATGGAACGAC
The DNA window shown above is from Nematostella vectensis chromosome 15, jaNemVect1.1, whole genome shotgun sequence and carries:
- the LOC5511400 gene encoding dnaJ homolog subfamily B member 8 encodes the protein MSEDYYEVLGVPRSASEEDVKKAYRRQALRWHPDKNPTNREHAEEKFKKLSEAYEVLSDKEKRDIYDKYGKEGLTSQGTPREETFGASGVHVHVFRSPDEIFREFFGGFDPFEDFFSNHFGGMRTSYATNPPRRRHRMDRSTPEGFNHFPFFEEEPEVVYIDITGDEVPPSTHSPGRGQQRRRRRRPRHMHTNMDAPIVDPFAEFRSHLMEDPFSDPFFSMNRFHHDPFLQMERHMQHMHEMMGRMFARF